In Platichthys flesus chromosome 20, fPlaFle2.1, whole genome shotgun sequence, a single genomic region encodes these proteins:
- the LOC133931780 gene encoding interferon-induced protein with tetratricopeptide repeats 1-like yields the protein MSAQSEITLEGRLGALQCHFTWDLEPGRNKLLRIKDMLQDIGTEEGCKWLGHIYNLQGYIHFQLGSIDEARSFFSRAAEAFRKMRGAEEGPWLVVTYGNRAWLHHHQGEIEESLACLSKVDGLMTEDPSQDELHPEICAEKAWTLMKFSREQKLLAVDYFQRAIRMQPDMVEWQTTHVLALVDMSKQSKTGVEADIMEKLRKAKEQDPENLYLAAIYLLQLANRGQIDQSGARELATKVLRNPVSSYSGIKPLMWFYRSFTSLDEAVALAEKALKLHPEERYLKRCVALSYKWKIWERDSRPSPSLIEKGIRAHEELLSLYPDSSFMKRMDLANFYAKSENPKAKSEKFFQQLLVEDLEPAEQQALFNIYAKYLYFIQRKPKISILYHMKAAEIPIKSFFQRNSIMLLEKIRHRECNQDVDRFLSRLKESQK from the exons ATGAG TGCTCAGAGTGAAATAACCCTGGAAGGCAGACTGGGGGCGCTGCAGTGCCACTTCACCTGGGATCTGGAGCCCGGCAGGAACAAACTTTTGAGAATCAAGGACATGCTGCAGGACATCGGCACAGAGGAAGGATGCAAGTGGCTGGGACATATTTACAACCTGCAGGGGTACATCCACTTCCAGCTGGGGTCCATTGATGAAGCCAGGAGTTTCTTCAGCCGAGCAGCGGAGGCCTTCAGGAagatgagaggagcagaggagggtcCCTGGCTGGTGGTGACCTACGGGAACCGGGCCTGGCTGCACCACCATCAGGGAGAAATAGAAGAGAGTCTGGCTTGTCTGTCAAAGGTCGACGGCCTGATGACTGAGGATCCATCACAGGACGAGCTGCACCCGGAGATCTGCGCTGAAAAAGCCTGGACTCTGATGAAGTTCAGCAGAGAACAGAAGCTTCTGGCAGTTGATTACTTCCAGAGAGCCATCCGGATGCAGCCGGATATGGTGGAGTGGCAGACCACCCACGTGTTAGCGTTAGTTGACATGtccaaacaaagcaaaacaggGGTTGAGGCAGACATCATGGAGAAGCTGAGAAAAGCCAAGGAACAGGATCCAGAGAACCTGTACCTCGCTGCCATTTACCTCCTGCAACTTGCTAACAGAGGACAAATAGACCAAAGTGGAGCACGTGAGTTAGCCACAAAGGTTCTGAGAAACCCTGTCAGCAGCTATAGTGGAATCAAACCATTGATGTGGTTTTACAGAAGCTTCACCTCCTTGGACGAGGCTGTGGCTTTGGCAGAAAAGGCTCTAAAGCTACATCCGGAAGAACGTTATCTGAAAAGATGTGTCGCACTCAGCTACAAATGGAAGATCTGGGAGAGGGACAGTCGCCCAAGTCCGAGCCTGATAGAGAAAGGGATCCGTGCCCATGAGGAGTTGCTTTCTCTTTATCCTGATTCCTCATTTATGAAGAGAATGGACCTCGCAAATTTTTACGCAAAGTCAGAGAACCCCAAGGCCAAATCTGAGAAGTTCTTCCAACAGCTGCTCGTAGAGGATCTGGAACCTGCTGAACAACAAGCCCTCTTCAACATCTACGCAAAATATCTGTACTTCATTCAACGGAAGCCTAAGATATCAATCCTGTATCACATGAAGGCGGCGGAGATTCCAATCAAGTCCTTCTTTCAGCGGAACAGCATCATGCTTCTGGAAAAGATCAGACACAGAGAGTGCAACCAAGACGTAGACAGGTTTCTGTCCAGGCTGAAAGAATCTCAGAAATAA